One genomic segment of Helianthus annuus cultivar XRQ/B chromosome 14, HanXRQr2.0-SUNRISE, whole genome shotgun sequence includes these proteins:
- the LOC110904658 gene encoding auxin response factor 16, producing the protein MINVMDHVNKPMNEVDKSLDAQLWHACAGGMVQMPEINSKIYYFPQGHVEHAVTGNAGFRDLPKMSPFVLCRVSTVKFMADADTDEVYARIGLVPLRNNNDVDLNDDGLLGFDHNKNENLDKPASFAKTLTQSDANNGGGFSVPRYCAETIFPRLDYTAEPPVQNIVAKDVHGKLWKFRHIYRGTPRRHLLTTGWSNFVNQKKLVAGDSIVFLRADNGDLCVGIRRAKRGFGRGFVESNCSGWNAAVGGFGNSGKVSMESVVEAANLAAAGRQFEVVYYPRASTPEFCVKASTVKAAMRIQWCPEMRFKMAFETEDSSRISWFMGTISSVDVEDQFHWPNSPWRLLQVAWDEPDLLQNVKRVSPWLVELVSNVPSIHLSPFSPPRKKLRIQPPDFPLLSMPPMITNHIPASIQGARQFGFDHHLHQQQYLNKIQSFPFGLPRFPPRSMGISQEAQANKFENENASCLLTIGNVSNSKASLKSEKKPTFLLFGQPIFTEQQLSDSSSGDTVANQSDGSVVVQNGPVESSSDEAGPWFKDLSSEFGHETGHCKVFMESEDVGRTLDLAAFHSYEELHRKLADMFCVEKSVMLNNLIYRTTSGSVKHTGDEPFSEFSKTAQRLTIVMDSGSEV; encoded by the exons ATGATTAATGTGATGGATCATGTGAACAAACCCATGAACGAAGTGGACAAAAGCTTAGATGCACAGTTATGGCATGCCTGTGCCGGTGGTATGGTGCAAATGCCGGAAATAAACTCCAAAATTTACTATTTTCCACAAGGTCACGTGGAACATGCGGTCACCGGCAATGCCGGTTTCCGGGATCTCCCAAAAATGTCTCCGTTCGTTCTGTGTAGAGTATCCACCGTAAAGTTTATGGCGGATGCCGACACAGATGAAGTTTACGCAAGAATTGGTCTTGTTCCGTTGAGAAATAATAACGATGTTGATCTTAATGATGATGGGTTGTTAGGGTTTGATCATAACAAGAATGAAAATCTTGACAAACCGGCGTCGTTTGCGAAGACATTGACTCAATCCGATGCGAATAACGGAGGTGGGTTCTCGGTTCCGAGATACTGTGCGGAGACAATATTTCCGAGGTTGGATTACACGGCGGAGCCGCCGGTTCAGAACATAGTGGCTAAGGATGTTCACGGGAAGTTGTGGAAGTTCCGGCATATTTACCGGGGTACGCCTCGCCGGCATCTTTTGACGACCGGTTGGAGTAATTTTGTCAACCAGAAGAAGCTGGTGGCGGGTGATTCGATCGTGTTTTTGAGGGCTGATAATGGCGATCTTTGTGTCGGGATAAGGAGGGCGAAGAGGGGGTTCGGAAGGGGGTTTGTTGAGTCGAATTGTTCCGGGTGGAATGCTGCGGTTGGCGGGTTTGGGAATTCCGGAAAGGTGAGTATGGAGTCGGTGGTTGAGGCTGCGAATCTTGCGGCGGCTGGTCGGCAGTTTGAGGTGGTGTACTACCCTCGCGCGAGCACGCCTGAGTTTTGTGTGAAAGCGTCGACGGTAAAGGCAGCAATGCGGATTCAGTGGTGTCCGGAAATGAGGTTCAAGATGGCGTTTGAGACGGAGGATTCGTCGCGGATTAGCTGGTTCATGGGCACAATTTCTTCGGTTGATGTCGAAGATCAGTTTCATTGGCCGAATTCGCCTTGGAGGCTTCTCCAG GTAGCGTGGGATGAACCCGATTTGCTACAAAACGTGAAACGGGTCAGCCCGTGGTTAGTTGAATTGGTGTCGAATGTGCCATCGATTCATTTATCGCCATTTTCGCCTCCAAGAAAGAAGCTACGGATCCAACCACCGGATTTCCCCCTCCTTTCGATGCCACCGATGATCACAAACCACATTCCCGCAAGCATTCAGGGAGCCAGGCAGTTTGGATttgatcatcatcttcatcagcaACAATACTTAAACAAGATCCAATCTTTTCCATTCGGGTTACCAAGATTTCCTCCAAGATCCATGGGAATATCCCAAGAAGCCCAAGCAAACAAATTCGAAAACGAAAACGCTTCCTGTTTGCTAACAATCGGAAACGTTAGTAACTCGAAAGCCAGCTTGAAAAGTGAGAAAAAACCGACCTTTTTGTTGTTTGGTCAGCCGATATTCACCGAACAACAGCTTTCCGATAGCAGTTCTGGTGACACAGTGGCCAACCAGTCTGATGGTTCGGTGGTGGTTCAAAATGGTCCAGTGGAGAGCTCGTCCGATGAAGCTGGTCCATGGTTCAAGGACCTAAGTTCCGAATTCGGACATGAGACCGGGCATTGCAAGGTTTTCATGGAGTCCGAAGACGTGGGGCGGACTCTTGATCTCGCTGCTTTTCATTCATATGAAGAGTTGCACCGAAAGCTAGCTGATATGTTCTGTGTCGAGAAATCGGTAATGCTCAACAACTTAATTTACCGCACCACATCCGGTTCGGTAAAACACACCGGTGACGAACCTTTCAG TGAGTTCTCAAAGACAGCTCAAAGGCTAACAATTGTGATGGATTCTGGCAGTGAAGTGTAA